A window of Nicotiana sylvestris chromosome 8, ASM39365v2, whole genome shotgun sequence genomic DNA:
atatatatatatatattgtttaaACTTTTTTGCAGCTAAAGGCTAGTGGGTGGGTGTATATATAGTAATAGTACATAGCTAGATAGAGAGATTTTATTTAAATATAGTTACAtaagacaatctcaatttttagGGGCCGTTTGATTTGCAGCATTAAGTAGCTGCGTAATACATGTAATGGATTATTAATCCCTATATTTCCTTTTATTAATCTCTTACAGTAGAAAaaagtttttccttttatttttctatttaagCAAATCAAGAGAGATTTATTATGTTATTttaatatttaccttagtattaAATAGCCACAGTTCCCAAATTTATTGGAATTACAactttaacaactattaacaagGGTAATTTAGGAAAACAATCCCTTAATAAGTAATTTCATTTAGGGGCATGTGAAGTTAATTACTAGTGAAAGGGAACAGATGCAGTATCAGTTATATATTGTTTGATTTTTGTTAAAAGAgttttatttataataaataaagcgTAAACATTTGCTATAAAAGATAAAACTTTATCTTTTAGTTCTTATTTTTATATATCAGGAGGTGTTAAACTATTATGGGCGGTTCTCACGTTCCACTTTTgttctatttctttttctctaAAATGAATTACACGTTAATCATGAAGTTGAGACTAGTGGGTCTCGTTATTTTGCAGCTTCGATGTTGACCAATTAatttagtttatatatatatatatatatatatatatatatatatatcttaagtGAATAAGAACGCCGAGAAAATGTTCTCGAGTTTGAAGTCCTAACTATTGTCATTATTGTGCTAGCTATTGGAAATAGCTAACTTTTCGGGTGCTTATTTGATTGgtgaataaaaaaaaattagaaaatattttttagtatttggttagagaatagataattttctttagaaaaatatttctttctctACTCTaccctcccctccccccccccacccccacaAATCCTAATCTTTCCAATGTTTTGAGgatcttatttttttaaaaaaattaattattcttttaaaaattcatacAAACCTAAAGAAACTAATGTGCTGCTGCTTTACTTTTTCATGCAAAAATAACAGTAAAATTTGTGCtccataactaaaaagaaaatattcttttttggttgaaaaagaaagtatttgttgaaatgaaagaaaatactttttttacaTCACGAAAAAAGAATActcattttgttaaaataaaaaagaaagtaaTCTACctacaacatgaaaagaaagtattcttaataatatttttatttaaggaagggtgggggtggggtggtgtgatgacccgaaaggtcatcacttgtgttagaAACAAATCTTGTGTTCCGAGGCCgcaaaacctcctttttacctcacctcaATTTATGTGCATGGTCCGGATCTATATCCAGAAAGTCTTTTATGTTAAAATATGAGAAACAGAAATTTCTAGAATTAAAATTTGAATATGGTTGTCTTGGCTTGttcttctgatttttgttattgaTCCGGTTGAGCTTACCCGTCAGTTATTTTATTAGCTTCGATTCGAACTATACGAGAGAGTGATGGCAACAGCATAAAAACAAATAATTTTCTCCCATCAAACCAGCTTTTAGATTCtgtttttttatataatttttcttcttgttttggggtcattgttttttgttttcaaatctgaaaatcagAGATTGAATTTAGATATTGGTACGAGAAAAATGAGAAGAAAGTGAGGAGTTGTGTGTATGGAGGTGAACTGAGAGGATAGAAGACGGTGGGAGGGGTGGTTGGCGCCGATCTGCTCAAGAATCAGGGGTGGTGGTCTGGTCTCTAAGGTGTTGCTGGGAGATGGAGGTGGGGAATGCAGCTGGGCCAggatttaggttttttttttttgaagtgtTATAAATTAAGCTTTTATGGTAGacatttttacctatctataccatatatcaaaccttattaccctcaatgtttaagatttgtgtttattacatttaagcataccaaattactatttctataccataattcaaattaagggtataattatTCCTTCATTTATTTTAGGCGTGATTTTAGGACTGTATTTTCACGTTATTTGGTTTACCCGCCTCTCTCTCCTCCCACCCCCCCTACGATTTACCTTCAGTTAATTCCCCCCCACCCCCACGATTTACCTTCAGTTTTTCCTCCATTCTCGTACAATCTCTTCTCACCCACAATTACCATCACTTTCTTCTCCACTTAATTACCTTCAGTTGATAGTATCCCCCACGATTTGAATTCACTTCCATCTTTGTCTTCAACtcctaaatcatgaaaaaaaccaACACTCcccaaaaaaaatcatcaaaagctACATTAGCTGATATTCCAACCTTTGATTTGGGTGTTTTAACACCAAAATCACCACCAAAAAACCCACAATCGACGCATGCAAGTGAACAAACTACTGGTATTTCATCTCCTAGACAAATTCGTGCGGAAATGAGAAGCAAGCATTTGCACGATGTTGATGTTGGTGGAGTTGATAAACTAGTCGAGAATCAACTGAAACGCAAGGGGAAAGAGTTGAGTGTAGATGACGATTTTGTAGATGATTCTCCCAAAGTTCCATCTGTGAAAAAACACAAGGTCTCTCCTTCTTCATCAAAaccaaagaagaagaaaccctcaaaaaaagtaccaaaattggttaaggaaaaaatttcaataaaggtaaaCACTATTtatgtttcctcactgttttgtagTTTGATTTTGGTTGTAAAAATCTGTTGTTCAAGTGTTAATTTAGTGTTCAAGTGTGTTTTGGCCAAATGTGGTATTGTCCTAATTTTGTAGATTATTTTTCGCAATTTTGTAGGTTTAATGGACCTGTGATAATTAGACAGTGTATAActgtagttagtttgtagttgatttgTAGTCTGATCGTTAAATTGTAGAGATGGTATTTTTCATTGCAACCTGTATTGCTGCTACATTTAACTTCATTCTAAATACAATTAATCTACATTTTGTGAGTTACTTGAAGTAACTGTTACATTCTGTAGATAATGTTTACACGTGCATTGTTCTTCTTTGATTGTTCAAGTGTATTTTGGTAAAATGTGGTGTTGTCCTAATTTTGTAGattctttgtctcaattttgtagtttaattggaactgtgactcttagacagtgtataaatgtagttagtttgtagttgatgtgtagtctgatggttaaattgtagatatgatattttttattgtagcctgtatagctcatatatttaacttcattctaactacagttaatctacatttatgtgagatacttgaagtaactgttttgtagattctttgtctcaattttgtagtttaattggaactgtgactcttagacagtgtataaatgtagttagtttgtagttgatgtgtagtctgatggttaaattgtagatatgatattttttattgtaacctgtatagctcatatatttaacttcattctaactacagttaatctacatttatgtgagatacttgaagtaactgttacatcctgtagataatgtttacacgtgcattgttcttctgttattgtTTTGTAGTTATAGGTGTGGGTAGGCTATTCTTCTTctagttatattttgtatttgtCATGTAGTTATATGTAGATTACTGCTTCCTTTTTATGCAAACTACTAATGttcattaattttatattttctacAGAATGGACCTTACTTTGCACAACAAAATGTTGATTATGGTGTGCTTAGATTCCACAGTTTGTGTGATCCTAGCATACCTAGCCAGATACAAGCTTTACTCTCTCCGAATGCTTTAAGGGTTTTCAGAAAAACTTGTTTTGGTTACTTATTAGGTCTCCCCACAATCTGTATGCAAAACCAATCACTTCATCTTCTGATGAAGTATGAATTGACAAAGTCTACTGACTCATATTTTTCAGTACTATTTAAGggtgaaaaattgaatttttccttgaGAGAATTTGGGTTGATAACTGGTCTTAATTGTGTGAATAAGTTTTCAGACTATGGTTACACTTCCACCTATGTTAGCCCTTTAATGAATACATATTTTCCGAACAAAGAAAGGGTTGAGaaatggcatttgaaaaatgtagTGACTAATAAAGCATGGGCAAACGATGTGGATGCGGTGAAGTTGTGCATTCTTTATATGTTGGaattttttgtttgtccttctgaTAAAGACCATGTGACTTTCATAGACAAGTTTATGTTCTTTCTAATAGAGTCTGGTAATTTTGAGTCATACCCATGGGGTATCAAATCCTTCAAGCAGGTTATTGAATCTGTCCGACATCGTCTTAATCCCCATGTACATTCTTATCTGATACGGGGATGCTCATTAGCCTTGCAAGTGTGGCTATATGAGTGTTGCTCGTCCGTCAGCACCGAGCTTGCTACGAGATGTTCTGAATCTATACCTCGCATTTTAAGATGGTCAGCTACAAAGGGGCAGATTTGGTTAACTGCAATTGAAGAGAAGATGATCAAGCCTGAGTGGATCAAGGTATTTTTTTCCACTTTTGTATGATGCTACAATTACATTCATAATAACTACATTGAATCTACATTTTTTTTGTCACTTGAATTAACTGTTATTTTCATCATTCAGTTCACAAACATGATTGAATCTGGAGAAGAGCTTGGAGTGCTTAATCTGCCAGACAAGATTCAATATGAAGATGAACATGGTGCTCAACCATCACATGTTCCAACTGCTGCTTCTCCATCATTTGAACCCAAATATACAGATTGTCAAGAGGACATTGAATCTGTCAGTAGCAAGCTCATGAAGTTGGAAAAGGGGATTGTGCAGGTATTATGAATAACTACAATATATTGACATAATTTGCTACATTTTGACTTCATTACATAACAATTATAGTATGTTAtacattgtagttaatttgtgGTATAAATCTATAACAATTATAGTTTGTTGAATTGTAGTGTAACTGTAGCAGTTAGAATAAGATtaccaactaattatatatttaatttttaggTTGATGGAAAGTTAGATGCCTATAGGAAGGATGTTTTTGAGGAACTCTCAAGCCTTCGAGAGTTCATAGATCAAtctttgaagggtgttatgaatGTGATAAACAAGAGGTTTGATTTGGACGAGTCAAAGGTAAGAATTTACATATAATTTTGTACTAAGACTAATTAAGACATATGAATAAAGTAGTCTCAAATATTCCCCAAAATTGTAGTTTGCTGGTAGTTCAACAAAAAATAATTACCAACATCAAGGAGAGAACAACCAGCAATTCCAGTTCAATGCTGGTGATCAACTGCATGGAAGCACAAGCAATACAGGTATCTACAAAATTCCTACATACATATCTACAAATTTCAAGACAGCATTATTTAattatactaatcatttttttactATGTGTTGCAGCTACAATTTCTCCAGAACATTTTCAACCACATGTTGACTTATATCCTGACTTCCAAGAAGCAGCTG
This region includes:
- the LOC104244729 gene encoding uncharacterized protein → MKKTNTPQKKSSKATLADIPTFDLGVLTPKSPPKNPQSTHASEQTTGISSPRQIRAEMRSKHLHDVDVGGVDKLVENQLKRKGKELSVDDDFVDDSPKVPSVKKHKVSPSSSKPKKKKPSKKVPKLVKEKISIKNGPYFAQQNVDYGVLRFHSLCDPSIPSQIQALLSPNALRVFRKTCFGYLLGLPTICMQNQSLHLLMKYELTKSTDSYFSVLFKGEKLNFSLREFGLITGLNCVNKFSDYGYTSTYVSPLMNTYFPNKERVEKWHLKNVVTNKAWANDVDAVKLCILYMLEFFVCPSDKDHVTFIDKFMFFLIESGNFESYPWGIKSFKQVIESVRHRLNPHVHSYLIRGCSLALQVWLYECCSSVSTELATRCSESIPRILRWSATKGQIWLTAIEEKMIKPEWIKFTNMIESGEELGVLNLPDKIQYEDEHGAQPSHVPTAASPSFEPKYTDCQEDIESVSSKLMKLEKGIVQVDGKLDAYRKDVFEELSSLREFIDQSLKGVMNVINKRFDLDESKFAGSSTKNNYQHQGENNQQFQFNAGDQLHGSTSNTATISPEHFQPHVDLYPDFQEAAEAYKAEGEVPQSPIHGVTVTEVVPEGIDKKVVPEGIENKGLTLDDFELPENLSQLVMYGEPIRDESTPVHPGRTRQPGKHARSPFTSLYSSGGSTSVGPKFFYLKHPFTSVIGENVDPELTERFTNWLYIRSDKVSRRRKYYFSKKDNQIKPWLDFGCEKIDKKDWFYDLAHPGQVINNTHIDVIMYYLRKRGKYGPNNNTRFTTTDCLFKTKIERIYDKFISSPPEQRYSVVKPEDDVGEYILGYRILANVAWDLVDYVLIPVNLVENFHWLLLVFDIKDRQLYVYDSMVRANRHKTVETLVDKH